A portion of the Synergistaceae bacterium genome contains these proteins:
- the cobT gene encoding nicotinate-nucleotide--dimethylbenzimidazole phosphoribosyltransferase, producing MNLYDALRNIKPLDYNSMNETRELHAKFVKPAGSLGELENIAIKLSGITSQVKNLISQKIIYLFGADNGIYNEGVCSSPQEFTRKLMQVYAVNQNAAINILARQAGSDLKIYDLGVKDLGECENIYTHKFMNDGTKNFLHERAMSQDTAKKVIEFAINLVHDAKSKGIQLIGTGEVGMANTTSAAACIMAALNSRDVNFIGRGAGLNDQQFLRKKNVILEALDFHGENLDSPMNILSCVGGLDIAAITGLFIGGALYRVPVIIDGVISIAGAVLACKFNNLCRDFMFASHESLEPAYIRAAKFLNVNPPLRLSMRLGEGTGCAVFMQIISDSLAIINQMGMFQEIL from the coding sequence ATGAATCTTTATGACGCTTTAAGAAATATCAAGCCGCTTGATTATAACTCAATGAATGAGACTCGCGAACTTCACGCAAAATTTGTTAAACCGGCCGGGAGTCTGGGAGAACTTGAGAATATCGCAATAAAATTATCAGGCATAACAAGCCAAGTTAAAAATTTAATCTCGCAAAAAATTATTTATTTATTCGGAGCAGACAACGGAATTTATAACGAGGGAGTATGTTCGTCGCCTCAAGAGTTCACGCGCAAATTAATGCAGGTCTACGCAGTGAATCAAAACGCAGCAATAAATATTTTAGCTCGTCAGGCCGGTTCAGACTTGAAAATATATGATCTAGGCGTTAAAGATTTAGGAGAATGCGAAAATATTTACACTCATAAATTCATGAATGACGGCACAAAAAATTTCTTACATGAGCGCGCAATGTCTCAAGATACAGCAAAAAAAGTTATTGAATTCGCTATTAATTTAGTTCATGATGCAAAATCTAAGGGAATTCAATTAATCGGCACTGGTGAAGTGGGAATGGCTAACACAACAAGTGCGGCGGCTTGCATAATGGCGGCTTTGAATTCACGAGATGTAAATTTTATAGGACGCGGAGCAGGACTCAACGATCAGCAATTTTTACGCAAAAAAAATGTAATTCTTGAGGCTCTTGACTTTCACGGAGAAAATTTAGACTCTCCCATGAATATTTTATCCTGTGTAGGAGGTCTTGATATTGCGGCTATAACGGGATTATTTATAGGCGGGGCATTATATCGCGTTCCGGTTATAATTGACGGAGTTATTTCGATTGCGGGGGCTGTACTGGCTTGCAAGTTTAATAATTTGTGCCGTGATTTTATGTTCGCTTCTCATGAGTCTTTAGAGCCTGCTTATATCCGCGCAGCAAAATTTTTGAATGTAAATCCCCCGTTGAGACTCTCAATGAGACTGGGAGAAGGCACCGGGTGCGCGGTGTTCATGCAAATAATTAGCGATTCACTTGCAATAATTAATCAAATGGGAATGTTTCAAGAAATTTTGTAG
- a CDS encoding glycoside hydrolase family 28 protein: MKKLLLFLSVIFIFSCALSAFADDDYWNYEIYKAIEQRVKANTPAFPKVDFVVTDSKYSALVVDMEEEYFITDGKDGHLRQTQTVKDYTKAIQAAIDEANKAGGGRVVIPAEKGATRSNPTVYYTGSIEIKSNVNLHLEEGTELRFVRNISNKYYPVVLTSFEGNDTYNYASPVRAFHAKNIALTGKGTLNPQADLFNWQGWKNGINGFEKQSKVVDVLVKEWSDKAYPIERRLLNDGVTPLPDKIPTMAINWDNIEEVIYIDTPKDVKPLKSLLRPCTFEPYACENILIEDIRIINSPMWEVHPLRCRNILIRGLEIDSHGHNNDGVNPESTHYVIIENCSFSTGDDCIAIKSGKNRDGYNRGKVGGESCGNIIIRNCTFADGHGGVTCGSECTGGISNVFAHDNHFDSLNLQQVLRFKTNSYRGGLIENIYFKDSTVAKCSNALMYGETQYTLGSAQDKEGDLGPYTPQLKGVYMSNITAGKPDDPVKAKNAILWKAYERAPMTNIKVKDVTVYGVQNAITLSNVKNFELHNVKISLESDPAKLETYNTEKIEISDVKLSADGKEYKLSEGERVNMPDDFDKSKLVTITGIIETKDAIFAEGKGSLNAFLDRGTLEAGNKAPVITPFAAEIKKVEDGKYSFNVKISLADKPDYQYAYRPDTEAENMNRGNHILSLVATGRPYDQNTYNYNVKCKAD, translated from the coding sequence ATGAAGAAGCTGCTATTATTCTTAAGCGTAATATTTATTTTTTCGTGCGCTTTGTCGGCATTTGCTGATGATGACTACTGGAACTACGAAATTTATAAGGCAATCGAACAGCGAGTCAAGGCAAACACTCCGGCATTTCCAAAAGTTGACTTTGTTGTTACTGACTCAAAATATTCGGCTTTAGTTGTCGACATGGAAGAAGAATATTTTATCACTGACGGCAAAGATGGGCATTTAAGACAGACTCAAACTGTGAAGGACTACACAAAAGCAATTCAGGCAGCTATTGACGAGGCAAACAAGGCAGGCGGCGGGCGTGTAGTAATTCCTGCTGAAAAGGGAGCGACTCGCTCAAATCCTACAGTTTATTATACCGGCTCAATCGAAATCAAAAGCAACGTAAATTTACATCTTGAAGAGGGCACGGAGCTGCGTTTTGTGCGAAATATCTCTAATAAATATTATCCTGTTGTCTTGACAAGTTTTGAGGGCAACGACACTTATAATTACGCGTCCCCGGTCAGAGCTTTTCACGCGAAAAATATAGCTTTAACAGGTAAGGGCACTCTGAATCCTCAAGCAGATTTATTTAACTGGCAAGGCTGGAAAAATGGAATAAACGGATTCGAGAAACAATCAAAAGTTGTTGACGTTCTCGTTAAAGAATGGAGCGACAAAGCATATCCCATCGAGCGCAGATTATTGAATGACGGAGTAACGCCGCTCCCTGATAAGATTCCTACAATGGCCATAAACTGGGACAATATAGAAGAAGTTATTTACATTGATACTCCTAAAGATGTCAAGCCGCTTAAATCACTTCTTAGACCCTGCACGTTTGAGCCGTATGCATGTGAAAATATTTTAATTGAAGATATTCGCATAATTAACTCGCCCATGTGGGAAGTTCACCCGTTGAGATGCAGAAATATTTTAATTCGGGGACTCGAAATCGACTCGCACGGACATAATAACGACGGCGTAAACCCTGAATCGACTCATTATGTAATAATCGAAAACTGTTCATTCAGCACGGGTGATGACTGCATAGCGATAAAATCAGGCAAAAACAGAGACGGCTATAATCGCGGCAAAGTCGGCGGAGAGTCATGCGGAAATATCATAATCAGAAATTGCACATTTGCTGACGGACACGGCGGAGTTACTTGCGGTTCAGAGTGCACGGGCGGAATCAGTAACGTTTTTGCACATGATAATCACTTCGACAGCTTGAATTTACAGCAGGTTTTGAGATTCAAGACTAATTCATACAGGGGCGGCTTAATCGAAAATATTTACTTCAAAGACAGCACAGTCGCAAAATGTTCAAATGCCTTAATGTACGGCGAGACTCAATATACTTTAGGTTCAGCGCAGGACAAAGAAGGAGATTTAGGGCCCTATACTCCGCAGTTAAAGGGAGTCTACATGTCGAATATTACCGCAGGGAAGCCCGACGATCCAGTTAAAGCAAAGAACGCTATTTTATGGAAAGCCTACGAGCGCGCGCCCATGACTAATATTAAAGTCAAAGATGTTACAGTTTATGGAGTCCAGAACGCAATAACTTTATCGAACGTGAAAAATTTTGAGCTTCACAACGTTAAAATCAGCCTAGAGTCAGATCCTGCAAAACTTGAGACTTACAACACCGAAAAAATTGAGATCTCGGACGTTAAACTTTCAGCGGACGGCAAAGAATATAAACTCTCTGAGGGTGAACGAGTCAACATGCCCGATGATTTTGACAAGTCAAAACTTGTTACTATAACCGGAATAATTGAGACAAAAGATGCGATTTTTGCGGAGGGTAAGGGCTCATTAAATGCATTCTTAGACCGGGGGACTCTTGAAGCAGGAAATAAAGCACCTGTTATTACTCCATTTGCTGCCGAAATCAAGAAAGTAGAAGACGGCAAATATTCATTCAACGTGAAAATTTCTTTAGCAGACAAGCCCGACTATCAATATGCATACAGACCCGACACAGAAGCCGAGAATATGAACAGGGGCAATCATATTTTATCGCTCGTAGCAACAGGCCGGCCCTATGATCAGAATACTTATAATTACAACGTGAAGTGCAAAGCTGATTAA
- a CDS encoding tripartite tricarboxylate transporter permease, giving the protein MNWSLLLESYINVFTSWQVILMTLLGALGGVLLGAVPGMTATMGVALLIPFSFGMDLIPSIGLLLGIYCGGMYGGSISAILIHAPGTPSAAATLLDGYPMCQKGQAGKALSIAMFASFCGGVLGALVMTFLSPLVAQMAMKFTSAEMLMLAFFGLSVIVSISGKSISKGLISAFFGLLLATVGQDPTYGAKRFVFGFRPLLSGFSFIPTLIGLFAIAEVIAGVERIINGEEKQQKSEEKITNVLPDLKTIGQIWPNIISGGLIGTMIGAIPGAGGDIAVFVSYGFNKSASRHPELWGTGIPNGVAATESANNGCSGGAMIPLLSLGVPGDAVTAVLLGAFIMKGIQPGPMMYVNELPTVYRVFAALMLANLAMLVVGCAGVRFFAKIVSVEKKMLYPIILIVSLLGAFSINKNIFDVGVCVLFGVVGYLMNKYEFPLSPILLALILGPMCEQNFVRFVDVNNGNFWEILNRPIAVGFFLVSVATILFSIYNQRKINKREAANKKKLSS; this is encoded by the coding sequence ATGAATTGGAGTTTATTACTTGAGAGCTATATAAATGTCTTCACAAGCTGGCAAGTTATCTTAATGACTTTATTAGGAGCTTTAGGCGGCGTTTTATTAGGAGCAGTTCCCGGAATGACTGCAACAATGGGAGTCGCTTTGTTGATTCCGTTTTCGTTCGGGATGGATTTAATACCGTCAATCGGCTTATTACTCGGCATTTATTGCGGGGGGATGTACGGCGGTTCGATTTCTGCAATATTAATACATGCTCCGGGGACTCCCAGTGCTGCGGCGACACTTTTAGACGGTTATCCCATGTGTCAGAAAGGCCAAGCGGGTAAGGCTTTATCAATTGCGATGTTTGCATCATTTTGCGGGGGAGTACTCGGCGCGTTAGTTATGACTTTCTTGTCGCCCCTAGTCGCTCAAATGGCCATGAAATTCACGAGTGCTGAAATGTTGATGCTTGCATTTTTCGGGCTGTCTGTAATTGTCTCTATTTCCGGGAAGTCAATTTCTAAAGGTTTAATCTCGGCATTTTTCGGGCTTTTACTCGCAACAGTCGGACAAGATCCCACGTATGGAGCTAAAAGATTTGTATTTGGATTCAGGCCGTTATTGTCGGGATTCTCGTTTATTCCGACTTTGATAGGATTATTTGCGATTGCTGAAGTCATAGCCGGAGTTGAGAGAATTATTAACGGTGAAGAGAAGCAGCAGAAATCAGAGGAAAAAATTACAAACGTTTTGCCGGACTTAAAGACTATCGGGCAGATTTGGCCGAATATTATATCAGGCGGCTTAATTGGCACAATGATCGGAGCTATTCCCGGAGCCGGCGGAGATATTGCTGTGTTCGTCTCATATGGATTTAACAAGAGCGCGTCAAGACATCCGGAATTATGGGGAACAGGAATTCCCAACGGTGTAGCTGCAACTGAATCGGCAAATAACGGCTGTTCAGGCGGTGCAATGATCCCCCTTCTTTCTTTAGGAGTCCCCGGTGATGCTGTAACTGCTGTACTTCTCGGAGCATTTATCATGAAGGGAATTCAGCCAGGCCCTATGATGTATGTTAATGAACTCCCTACAGTTTATAGAGTCTTTGCGGCTTTAATGCTTGCGAATCTTGCAATGTTAGTTGTCGGCTGCGCGGGAGTGAGATTCTTTGCTAAAATCGTATCAGTCGAGAAAAAAATGCTTTATCCCATTATATTAATAGTCTCGTTACTGGGTGCTTTCTCGATTAATAAAAATATTTTCGATGTCGGAGTCTGTGTTTTATTCGGCGTGGTCGGCTACTTAATGAATAAATATGAGTTCCCGCTCTCACCTATCTTATTAGCTTTAATACTTGGCCCGATGTGTGAACAGAATTTTGTGCGCTTTGTCGACGTAAATAACGGCAATTTCTGGGAGATTTTGAATCGTCCCATCGCTGTAGGATTCTTTCTTGTGTCAGTCGCTACTATACTTTTCTCGATTTATAATCAGCGCAAAATTAATAAACGTGAAGCAGCTAACAAGAAAAAATTATCTAGTTAA
- a CDS encoding tripartite tricarboxylate transporter TctB family protein, with amino-acid sequence MRRTQTKAFASLISAIILLIFEVWAYIETTGFRVHKRAFVQPATFPQIMICGMFIFTIILFVQSLIKVTRGMTEDDPENELSASINPFTNKGVAAALFVIILCVLYTYLFDRLGYVLVSACVSIIIMLLIGKRDLKIIIPVSIIVPLIMWFVFYKLLTVNIPMGVLQPLRDFVDKF; translated from the coding sequence TTGAGAAGGACTCAAACAAAGGCTTTTGCAAGTCTAATCAGTGCGATAATATTATTAATCTTTGAAGTATGGGCTTATATCGAGACGACCGGATTTAGAGTTCATAAGCGCGCATTTGTACAGCCTGCAACATTTCCGCAAATTATGATCTGCGGCATGTTTATATTTACAATTATATTATTCGTACAGTCTCTCATAAAAGTAACCCGCGGAATGACTGAAGACGACCCGGAAAATGAACTCTCAGCAAGTATAAATCCCTTCACAAATAAAGGCGTGGCGGCTGCTCTGTTCGTGATAATTTTATGCGTATTGTACACGTATTTATTTGACAGACTCGGCTATGTTCTAGTATCTGCGTGCGTGAGTATTATTATAATGCTGTTAATCGGGAAGCGCGATCTAAAAATTATCATCCCCGTGTCTATAATAGTCCCGTTAATAATGTGGTTCGTGTTCTATAAATTATTGACGGTAAATATTCCCATGGGCGTGCTTCAGCCTCTGCGCGACTTTGTCGACAAATTTTAA
- a CDS encoding tripartite tricarboxylate transporter substrate binding protein yields MKKLFALVMILVLVLSVSAAMAEYPEKSLTAICPWGAGGGTDSCLRAFCQALEKQLGQTIIVDNKTGAGGVTGHEAIADADPDGYTFGMITFEFVTYKALDVSDYKSYVNYDPLCRLNADPAGITVNKAWAEKNGIKNLADFIKYCKDHPGQVRMGGSSANSVWHIAGGYFMNVAGVELKMVTYPDGAASAVQAAAQGVDIEGVTVSLAEARSFIESGNLICLGLMAEERINNKIFGQIPTCKEQGINAVYSTWRGLGLPNGVDPAKKDKLAKACEAAVKDPGFIEYMTNAGLGIAYMNGAEFKAFLEQQEEHDVPAAMKAAGIEI; encoded by the coding sequence ATGAAAAAATTATTTGCTCTTGTAATGATTCTCGTTCTAGTGTTGAGTGTCTCGGCTGCTATGGCTGAATACCCGGAAAAGTCACTCACGGCTATATGTCCATGGGGAGCAGGCGGAGGTACTGACTCATGTTTGCGCGCTTTCTGTCAGGCACTCGAAAAACAGCTTGGCCAGACAATTATCGTCGATAACAAGACAGGTGCGGGCGGAGTTACAGGACATGAAGCAATTGCGGACGCTGATCCCGACGGCTACACATTCGGAATGATTACATTTGAGTTCGTTACGTATAAGGCTCTTGATGTCTCAGATTATAAATCATACGTAAATTATGACCCTCTTTGCAGACTCAACGCTGACCCTGCCGGAATTACTGTTAATAAAGCATGGGCGGAGAAAAACGGAATCAAAAATTTAGCAGACTTCATTAAATACTGCAAAGATCACCCCGGTCAAGTTCGTATGGGCGGCTCGTCAGCTAATTCAGTTTGGCACATTGCGGGCGGTTATTTCATGAATGTTGCCGGAGTTGAACTCAAAATGGTGACTTATCCGGATGGTGCTGCGTCGGCTGTACAGGCTGCGGCTCAGGGCGTCGACATTGAGGGCGTAACTGTTTCGCTTGCTGAAGCTCGTTCATTTATTGAATCCGGTAATCTTATTTGCTTAGGACTCATGGCAGAAGAACGAATTAATAATAAAATTTTCGGCCAAATTCCCACCTGCAAAGAACAGGGCATTAACGCCGTATATTCAACATGGCGCGGGCTTGGACTTCCGAACGGTGTAGATCCTGCGAAAAAAGATAAACTTGCTAAGGCCTGCGAGGCTGCAGTCAAAGATCCCGGCTTCATTGAATACATGACAAATGCGGGACTTGGAATTGCTTACATGAACGGTGCGGAGTTTAAGGCATTTCTCGAACAGCAGGAAGAACACGACGTACCGGCGGCTATGAAAGCGGCAGGAATTGAGATTTAA
- a CDS encoding efflux RND transporter periplasmic adaptor subunit — translation MKRLIEIVILVGLVFGAYKGLEFMRGQEEEIPQKEVIRPVKTVTLKSNGKGGLWQYYGTLQGGRRVDLSFRVSGPIKNINVEKGASVKKGQLLATLDPRDYQTQLRQAQSNQAQAQAQYENAAANFKRYENLYKQKVIPKATYDTYQTEMNVAKSALNVARASTVAVRDSLRDTELRAPFDGVIVDRMVESFQDVTAKQTIFILQDISMLEIVFNVPENDVIWATKSTSSAPDSIRAKFDAIPGKSFPLKVKEFVLQADRNTNTFPVIAVMPQQKDVALLPGMNATVEVEVSDFGGGERVYTIPQTALVTVGDKNYVWRCDNNVVNRVDVKQATPHNNGFVDISSEQLKDGNIIVVAGAHLLHEGQKVRM, via the coding sequence GTGAAAAGATTAATCGAGATAGTAATTCTTGTAGGTTTAGTATTCGGGGCATATAAGGGTCTTGAGTTCATGCGGGGCCAAGAAGAAGAAATCCCTCAGAAAGAAGTTATAAGGCCTGTAAAAACTGTTACACTCAAAAGTAACGGCAAGGGCGGTTTATGGCAGTATTACGGAACATTGCAGGGAGGCCGGCGCGTTGATTTATCATTCAGGGTGTCAGGACCTATCAAAAATATTAACGTTGAAAAGGGTGCTTCAGTCAAGAAAGGCCAGTTACTTGCGACATTAGACCCTCGCGACTATCAGACTCAATTAAGGCAGGCACAAAGCAATCAAGCACAAGCTCAAGCTCAATACGAGAACGCAGCGGCAAATTTCAAACGTTATGAGAATCTCTACAAACAAAAAGTTATTCCCAAAGCAACTTACGACACATATCAAACTGAAATGAACGTAGCTAAATCTGCATTAAATGTAGCTAGGGCGTCAACTGTTGCAGTACGTGACTCGTTAAGAGATACAGAACTCAGAGCTCCATTTGACGGAGTAATTGTTGATAGAATGGTCGAAAGTTTTCAGGACGTAACAGCAAAGCAGACAATTTTTATTTTACAGGATATATCTATGCTTGAAATAGTCTTTAATGTCCCTGAGAATGATGTTATCTGGGCGACAAAATCGACTTCTTCAGCACCTGACTCAATTCGTGCAAAATTTGACGCAATCCCCGGAAAGTCATTCCCTCTGAAAGTTAAAGAATTTGTTTTACAGGCTGATAGAAACACTAACACATTCCCAGTAATTGCCGTAATGCCTCAACAAAAAGATGTCGCTTTGCTTCCCGGAATGAATGCCACTGTAGAAGTTGAAGTGTCAGATTTTGGAGGCGGTGAAAGAGTTTACACGATTCCTCAGACTGCACTTGTTACAGTAGGAGATAAAAATTATGTATGGCGCTGTGATAACAATGTAGTAAACCGCGTTGACGTAAAGCAGGCTACACCTCATAATAACGGCTTTGTAGATATTTCAAGTGAACAGCTCAAAGACGGAAATATAATAGTTGTTGCCGGTGCTCATCTTTTACACGAGGGGCAAAAAGTCAGAATGTAA
- a CDS encoding efflux RND transporter permease subunit encodes MDIARASIKRTVVVLFICFLVAVGGVSAYFSIGKLEDPAFTIKTAVVTIIYPGSTVYEAEQEAASRMEDAIQAMGEIKKIRTRSSPGQAVIYVDIKDEYTAADLPQVWNVLRQKVNDALITLPAGCSVVINNDFGDVFGQYYALTGDGYTMRELYDYADFLKKELVLVNEVAKVNIIGEQTEAVYVEFSSSRLRSLGISSNTIFDVLNQQNTISEMGKTFYGDQYVTINPTGGILNVEDFGETVIGGTEGHLIRLKEVAEVRRDYANPQTMMMYFNGRPSLGIGISTITGGNVVTMGEAVEKRLAELEEERPIGMELEPIYMQSDGVVKSVNDFVINLVESLVIVVGVLLVFMGMRSGLIIGIVLLLTVAATLIVMNQQGIFLQQVSLAAMIIALGSLVDNAIVVTEGMLVGVQNGQSAEDAASSTVSGSIWAMLGGTFIAVLAFAPIGLSPDNTGEFCRSLLQVVGISMMLSWLFAITATPVIGNLMLKPDNKSGGDPYNNILFRAYRAFLEGCLHRRLMTIAVVVIIFAFSLITLITSIEKVFFPSSTAMYFVADLWQREGTSINVQRDMTEKLAERLRKNPDIKNVTSTIGGGNLRFMLTYSPPDSDNSFSELLVEINQGGDPKAILSETQRIIDEEMPGVIGVCKLFSKGASMAPVIEARFYGDDPVVLRELAQKALEIMEQDPIHNCVRLDWNDRVTVFRPLIRKDRMQSLGLTRPKINNAILTGTTGVTVGAFRDKNKSLPILFGLIPEERNRVENLVSLPIWSPSANKSVTLGSVISDIAVSYEDEVIMRRNRRRVLTVASDVILGSNVAEMQERIRPKIESIPLPFGYRFEWGGEDESQKDAMNGMSKLFLPCLILMFTIMVFLFNGFRQPFIIFGSIPLIVIGVVIGLLLARKPLDFLSIVGILSLVGMLAKNSIVLLDQVASDFASGKDRYLSIVETGVSRLRPVAMSAVTTVLGMIPLIWDSMFGPMAVTIMGGLTVSTVLTMVFIPVMTAVAYNVPNPDPDSDNSSDNDDDEDE; translated from the coding sequence ATGGATATTGCTCGTGCGAGCATAAAACGTACTGTTGTAGTGCTGTTCATTTGCTTTCTAGTTGCTGTAGGCGGAGTATCTGCATATTTCAGTATTGGAAAACTTGAAGATCCAGCCTTCACAATCAAGACAGCTGTCGTTACAATTATATATCCCGGTTCTACAGTTTACGAAGCAGAACAGGAAGCAGCCAGCAGAATGGAAGACGCTATTCAAGCTATGGGAGAAATCAAGAAAATCAGGACTCGTTCTAGTCCCGGTCAAGCAGTTATTTATGTTGACATTAAGGACGAATATACGGCCGCAGATCTCCCTCAAGTTTGGAACGTCTTAAGACAGAAAGTTAATGACGCTCTTATTACTTTACCCGCTGGCTGTTCAGTTGTAATTAATAATGATTTCGGCGACGTTTTCGGACAATATTATGCTCTTACCGGAGACGGCTACACAATGAGAGAATTATACGATTATGCTGATTTCCTGAAAAAAGAATTAGTGCTGGTTAATGAAGTCGCTAAAGTTAATATAATCGGTGAACAGACAGAAGCCGTTTACGTTGAGTTTTCATCTTCCCGCCTGCGTTCTTTGGGAATATCTTCAAATACTATATTTGACGTTCTCAATCAACAAAATACTATTTCTGAAATGGGCAAAACTTTTTACGGCGATCAGTACGTAACAATAAATCCAACCGGCGGAATCTTAAACGTTGAAGATTTCGGCGAGACTGTTATAGGCGGAACTGAAGGCCATTTAATAAGACTCAAGGAAGTTGCAGAAGTAAGACGTGATTACGCGAATCCTCAAACAATGATGATGTATTTCAACGGCCGGCCATCTTTGGGAATCGGTATATCGACAATTACCGGCGGAAATGTTGTTACTATGGGTGAGGCTGTAGAAAAACGACTCGCAGAACTCGAAGAAGAACGCCCGATCGGTATGGAACTTGAGCCTATTTATATGCAGTCCGATGGAGTTGTCAAATCAGTCAATGATTTCGTAATTAACTTAGTTGAGTCGCTCGTTATAGTTGTCGGAGTCCTGCTTGTTTTCATGGGCATGAGATCCGGACTCATTATCGGAATAGTTTTATTATTGACGGTTGCGGCTACTCTCATAGTTATGAATCAACAGGGAATTTTCCTGCAGCAAGTTTCTCTCGCAGCAATGATAATCGCTTTAGGTTCATTAGTTGATAATGCTATAGTCGTTACTGAAGGAATGCTTGTCGGCGTTCAAAATGGACAATCCGCAGAAGATGCCGCTTCCAGTACAGTATCAGGCTCAATATGGGCAATGCTCGGCGGGACTTTTATAGCTGTACTTGCATTTGCTCCGATCGGGTTATCTCCTGACAATACCGGCGAATTTTGTCGGAGTTTGCTTCAGGTTGTAGGAATATCAATGATGTTAAGCTGGTTATTTGCTATCACTGCGACACCAGTAATCGGAAATTTAATGCTTAAGCCCGATAATAAATCAGGCGGAGATCCCTATAACAACATATTATTCAGAGCTTACCGGGCATTTCTTGAAGGCTGCTTACATAGAAGACTCATGACAATAGCCGTAGTTGTAATAATATTTGCTTTCTCGCTTATCACGTTAATTACATCAATAGAAAAAGTATTCTTCCCTTCGTCAACAGCAATGTATTTTGTCGCAGATTTATGGCAGCGTGAAGGAACTTCAATAAATGTTCAGAGGGACATGACGGAGAAACTCGCCGAACGTTTACGCAAGAATCCCGACATTAAAAACGTTACAAGCACAATCGGGGGCGGAAATTTAAGATTTATGCTGACATATTCACCTCCTGACTCTGATAATTCATTCTCGGAATTACTCGTAGAAATCAATCAGGGCGGAGATCCTAAGGCGATTTTAAGCGAAACCCAGCGAATTATTGACGAAGAAATGCCCGGCGTTATAGGAGTCTGCAAATTATTCTCAAAGGGTGCCAGCATGGCTCCTGTTATAGAAGCTAGATTTTACGGTGATGATCCTGTTGTACTGCGCGAGCTGGCACAAAAAGCCCTCGAAATCATGGAACAAGACCCTATACATAATTGTGTTAGACTCGATTGGAATGACCGAGTTACAGTATTTAGGCCGTTAATTCGTAAAGATAGAATGCAGAGTCTAGGCTTAACCCGTCCAAAGATAAATAATGCGATTTTAACAGGCACTACAGGCGTAACAGTCGGAGCCTTCAGAGACAAAAATAAATCACTCCCGATTTTATTTGGATTAATCCCCGAAGAACGCAACAGAGTTGAAAATTTAGTTTCTCTGCCTATATGGTCGCCGTCTGCAAATAAATCTGTAACATTAGGCTCGGTTATATCAGATATTGCAGTCTCATATGAAGATGAAGTAATTATGCGCAGAAATAGAAGACGAGTTTTAACTGTAGCAAGTGATGTTATTCTCGGCTCTAATGTCGCAGAGATGCAGGAAAGAATACGCCCTAAAATTGAATCTATTCCCTTACCGTTTGGATATAGATTTGAATGGGGAGGCGAGGACGAGAGCCAGAAGGACGCAATGAATGGAATGTCTAAATTATTCCTTCCGTGTTTAATACTCATGTTTACAATAATGGTATTCTTATTTAACGGGTTCAGACAGCCATTTATAATTTTTGGCTCAATACCCTTAATTGTAATCGGAGTTGTAATCGGACTTCTTTTAGCTCGTAAACCGCTGGACTTTCTCTCTATAGTGGGAATTCTGAGTCTAGTAGGAATGCTTGCTAAAAACTCAATTGTATTATTGGATCAAGTAGCTAGCGATTTTGCTTCAGGTAAAGATCGTTATTTATCAATCGTTGAAACTGGAGTCAGCAGATTAAGGCCTGTTGCAATGTCAGCAGTAACTACAGTTTTAGGAATGATCCCGCTAATTTGGGACAGCATGTTCGGCCCGATGGCTGTTACAATTATGGGCGGACTCACTGTAAGCACGGTTCTCACAATGGTATTTATACCTGTTATGACTGCGGTCGCTTATAACGTTCCAAATCCTGACCCTGACAGCGATAACAGCAGCGACAATGACGATGACGAAGACGAATAA